The following are from one region of the Streptomyces decoyicus genome:
- a CDS encoding VOC family protein: MSKVSTNQPLGTPTWIDLGVPDLGRAKAFYRALFGWQYEERSAATGPFTLCLLRGRRVAVLRPVSAADAEGESWWHVHLATDDCDRTAKQIVVSGGTVLVPPADVADLGRTAVVADPTGARFGLWQGRTLAGCELVNEPCALVRNDLACPDPGPARRFYATVFDFTLDGNDELPGFDFTFLRRPDGHEIGGIFGDPAAPASRWQTVFEVADTDELVALAVAAGGTAGTPEDAPYGRMAAITDPFGTSFSVITRPSPAS, translated from the coding sequence TTGAGCAAGGTCAGCACCAACCAGCCGCTCGGAACGCCGACATGGATCGACCTCGGGGTCCCCGACCTCGGCCGTGCGAAGGCGTTCTACCGCGCGCTGTTCGGCTGGCAGTACGAGGAGCGGTCGGCGGCCACCGGCCCCTTCACCCTGTGTCTGCTGCGCGGCCGGCGGGTGGCGGTGCTGCGGCCCGTCTCCGCCGCCGATGCCGAAGGTGAGTCCTGGTGGCATGTCCACCTCGCCACGGACGACTGCGACCGTACGGCCAAGCAGATCGTCGTCAGCGGCGGGACGGTGCTCGTTCCGCCGGCGGATGTGGCGGACCTGGGGCGTACGGCCGTCGTCGCGGATCCCACCGGCGCCCGCTTCGGCCTCTGGCAGGGACGTACGCTGGCGGGCTGCGAGCTGGTCAACGAGCCCTGCGCACTGGTCCGCAACGACCTCGCCTGCCCGGACCCCGGCCCCGCCCGCCGCTTCTACGCCACCGTCTTCGACTTCACGCTCGACGGCAACGACGAACTCCCCGGCTTCGACTTCACGTTCCTGCGCCGCCCGGACGGCCATGAGATCGGCGGTATCTTCGGCGACCCCGCGGCCCCCGCGTCCCGTTGGCAGACCGTGTTCGAGGTCGCGGACACCGACGAGCTGGTGGCCCTCGCCGTCGCAGCGGGCGGCACCGCAGGCACCCCGGAGGACGCCCCCTACGGCCGGATGGCCGCGATCACCGACCCCTTCGGCACGTCCTTCAGCGTCATCACCCGCCCGTCGCCGGCCAGTTAG
- a CDS encoding FAD-dependent monooxygenase yields the protein MSDTGPSPRSAAPRTVLISGASIAGPALAYWLHRYGFAVTVVERAPALRTGGYKVDIRGAAIEVAERMGLLGDIQRASTDMQTGAYVNDDGKRIATLPADIFGARVGRDDEIMRGDLARILYERTRSDVEYLFDDSITSITSITSITSITSTPSTTSITSITERADDHREVDGVTDFDGADGIDGVDVTFEHAAPRRFDLVVGADGLHSTVRRLAFGPEERFVRHLGAYISAFSMPNELGLDREELYHAQPGRLICAYSSAGDPAAKGLLVFRSPRLTYDHRDPQQQLKLLEAAFEGVGVAGSPAGGWGQVPRMLEAAREAGDFYFDGMQLIEMDRWSHGRVVLLGDAAHCPSPASGQGTGMALVGAYVLAGELAAAGRAPEEAFGRYEKEMRGYVAVNHALARKFAREMTADTRRQIRFRHLMMRILPYLPWKNVIAKKIAEDVQRAALAITLKDYPVPNRAAGPAPAATRPTYAA from the coding sequence ATGTCCGACACCGGCCCCTCCCCCCGCAGCGCAGCGCCCCGGACCGTACTGATCTCCGGCGCGAGCATCGCCGGCCCGGCGCTCGCCTACTGGCTGCACCGCTACGGCTTCGCGGTGACCGTCGTCGAGCGCGCCCCCGCGCTGCGGACCGGCGGCTACAAGGTCGACATCCGGGGCGCCGCGATCGAGGTCGCCGAGCGGATGGGCCTCCTGGGGGACATCCAGCGCGCCAGTACGGACATGCAGACCGGCGCGTATGTGAACGACGACGGCAAGCGGATCGCCACCCTGCCCGCCGATATCTTCGGCGCCCGGGTCGGCCGTGACGACGAGATCATGCGCGGCGATCTGGCGCGCATCCTCTACGAGCGCACCCGGTCGGACGTCGAGTACCTCTTCGACGACTCGATCACGTCAATCACGTCGATCACGTCGATCACGTCGATCACCTCGACCCCCTCGACCACCTCGATCACTTCGATCACCGAGCGAGCGGACGACCACCGCGAAGTCGACGGCGTCACAGACTTCGACGGCGCCGACGGTATCGACGGCGTCGACGTCACGTTCGAGCATGCCGCTCCCCGCCGCTTCGACCTCGTCGTTGGCGCGGACGGCCTGCACTCGACCGTCCGGCGGCTGGCCTTCGGCCCGGAAGAGCGGTTCGTACGGCACCTCGGGGCGTATATCAGCGCCTTCTCCATGCCCAATGAACTGGGCCTGGACCGCGAGGAGTTGTACCACGCCCAGCCCGGCAGGCTGATCTGTGCCTACAGCTCCGCAGGGGACCCGGCCGCCAAGGGCCTGCTCGTCTTCCGTTCACCGCGGCTGACCTACGACCACCGGGACCCGCAGCAGCAACTGAAGCTGCTGGAGGCGGCGTTCGAGGGCGTGGGGGTGGCCGGCTCGCCGGCCGGAGGCTGGGGCCAGGTCCCCCGGATGCTCGAAGCAGCCCGTGAGGCGGGCGACTTCTACTTCGACGGGATGCAGCTGATCGAGATGGACCGCTGGTCGCACGGCCGGGTGGTACTGCTCGGCGATGCCGCGCACTGCCCCTCACCTGCGTCGGGGCAGGGCACGGGGATGGCGCTGGTCGGCGCGTACGTCCTGGCCGGCGAGCTGGCGGCGGCCGGCCGCGCCCCGGAGGAGGCCTTCGGGCGCTACGAGAAGGAGATGCGCGGCTATGTCGCGGTCAATCACGCGCTGGCGAGGAAGTTCGCCCGGGAAATGACGGCGGACACCCGGCGGCAGATCCGGTTCCGGCATCTGATGATGCGGATCCTGCCCTACCTGCCGTGGAAGAACGTGATCGCGAAGAAGATCGCGGAGGATGTCCAGCGAGCCGCCCTCGCGATCACACTCAAGGACTATCCGGTACCGAACCGCGCCGCCGGCCCCGCGCCGGCCGCCACACGCCCCACGTACGCTGCCTGA
- a CDS encoding pyridoxine/pyridoxamine 5'-phosphate oxidase, with protein sequence MTDHPGHQDPPDAASTGATAHEPAVHDSDAHDSAAHGSDAADARAFRELLRGLRVWDVELPSFDPATAPDEPLPLFRQWLREAAEAGVPEPHTMTLATADASGAPSVRTLMLHDADERGWHFASHRGSRKGRELAVRPRAALGFYWPGVGRQVRVRGSVTAAGPEESAADLHRRSTGALAAGLVGRQSEVLGSTEELARASDAAWERARREPEAPVPSWTLYVLRAEEVEFFQGDARRRHIRLNYRYAGGRWVQELLWP encoded by the coding sequence ATGACTGATCATCCCGGGCACCAGGACCCGCCGGACGCCGCTTCCACCGGCGCCACCGCGCACGAACCTGCCGTGCACGATTCCGACGCGCACGATTCCGCCGCGCACGGCTCCGACGCCGCGGACGCCCGCGCGTTCCGTGAGCTGCTGCGCGGGCTGCGCGTCTGGGACGTCGAGCTGCCGTCGTTCGACCCGGCAACGGCCCCGGACGAGCCGCTGCCACTGTTCCGGCAGTGGCTGCGGGAGGCCGCCGAGGCCGGTGTCCCCGAGCCGCACACCATGACGCTGGCCACGGCGGACGCGTCCGGCGCCCCCTCCGTACGGACCCTGATGCTGCACGACGCCGACGAGCGGGGCTGGCACTTCGCCTCGCACCGCGGCAGCCGTAAGGGCCGCGAGCTGGCCGTGCGGCCGCGGGCGGCGCTCGGCTTCTACTGGCCGGGGGTCGGCCGCCAGGTGCGTGTCCGGGGGTCGGTGACCGCGGCGGGACCCGAGGAGAGCGCGGCGGATCTGCACCGCCGCTCCACGGGTGCGCTGGCCGCTGGGCTGGTCGGCCGGCAGAGCGAGGTGCTCGGCTCCACGGAGGAGCTGGCGCGCGCCTCGGACGCCGCATGGGAGCGGGCCCGGCGCGAGCCGGAGGCGCCGGTGCCGAGCTGGACGCTGTACGTGCTGCGCGCCGAGGAGGTCGAGTTCTTCCAGGGTGATGCGCGGCGCCGCCACATCCGCCTCAACTACCGCTACGCGGGCGGCCGTTGGGTGCAGGAACTGCTCTGGCCGTGA
- a CDS encoding GNAT family N-acetyltransferase yields MLIREATAGDWPAIWPFLHAIVAAGETYTYPRDIDEATAREMWMLTAPGRTVVAVDDSGTVLGTAKMNPNHMGGAAHIASASFMVDPQYGGRGVGRALGEHVLAWARAEGYRAMQFNAVVETNTGAVALWQSLGFQIMTTLPEGFRHPTKGYVGLHIMYQQL; encoded by the coding sequence GTGCTGATTCGTGAGGCGACCGCGGGCGACTGGCCCGCCATCTGGCCCTTCCTCCATGCCATCGTGGCGGCCGGGGAGACCTACACCTATCCGCGGGACATCGACGAGGCGACGGCCCGCGAGATGTGGATGCTGACGGCGCCCGGCCGTACGGTCGTCGCCGTCGACGACTCCGGCACGGTGCTCGGTACGGCCAAGATGAACCCCAACCACATGGGCGGCGCCGCGCATATCGCCAGCGCCAGCTTCATGGTCGACCCGCAGTACGGCGGGCGCGGCGTCGGGCGGGCGCTGGGCGAACACGTACTGGCGTGGGCCCGCGCGGAAGGCTATCGCGCGATGCAGTTCAATGCCGTCGTGGAGACCAACACCGGCGCGGTCGCCCTCTGGCAGTCTTTGGGCTTCCAGATCATGACGACACTGCCCGAGGGCTTCCGGCACCCCACCAAGGGCTATGTGGGGCTGCACATCATGTATCAGCAGCTGTGA
- a CDS encoding Zn-ribbon domain-containing OB-fold protein, with product MPEVDAFTRPYWAAAAEGRLLLRRCRGEGCGAAHHYPREFCPYCWSEDVVWEPATGRATLYTWSVVHRNDLPPFGERVPYVAAVVDLVEGPRMMTEITDCPEPELRIGMPLAVHFRREGEGEGEGEGEGEGEGEGAGEGEDGRVAIPVFRPA from the coding sequence CTGCCGGAGGTGGATGCCTTCACCAGGCCGTACTGGGCCGCGGCGGCCGAGGGGCGGCTGCTGCTCCGCCGCTGCCGGGGCGAGGGGTGCGGTGCGGCCCATCACTACCCGCGTGAGTTCTGCCCGTACTGCTGGAGCGAGGACGTGGTCTGGGAGCCGGCCACCGGCCGCGCCACCCTCTACACCTGGTCCGTCGTGCACCGTAACGATCTCCCGCCGTTCGGCGAGCGGGTCCCGTACGTCGCGGCCGTGGTCGATCTCGTCGAAGGCCCCCGGATGATGACCGAGATCACCGACTGCCCGGAGCCGGAACTACGGATCGGGATGCCGCTCGCGGTGCACTTCCGTCGCGAGGGCGAGGGCGAGGGCGAGGGCGAGGGCGAGGGCGAGGGTGAAGGCGAAGGCGCGGGCGAAGGCGAGGACGGGAGGGTCGCCATCCCTGTTTTCCGGCCCGCGTGA
- a CDS encoding DoxX family membrane protein gives MQTIWLGGAEWLAVLRIGLGLWWLESWRHKDKRGWFERGTGIAWAGDVAGKHRWRVVRSGFDAVVRPRPKAMAYLVVYAELALGLGLVLGFLTPIALVAGLVLNLLYLVLMIHDWAEQGQNAMMALISLVALFTMSWQTWSLDDVMGVFS, from the coding sequence ATGCAGACGATCTGGCTCGGTGGGGCCGAGTGGCTGGCCGTGCTCCGCATCGGCCTCGGCCTGTGGTGGCTGGAGAGCTGGCGGCACAAGGACAAAAGGGGCTGGTTCGAGCGCGGTACGGGCATCGCGTGGGCCGGGGATGTGGCCGGCAAACACCGCTGGCGCGTGGTGCGCAGCGGCTTCGATGCGGTCGTCCGGCCCCGGCCCAAGGCGATGGCGTACCTCGTGGTCTACGCCGAGTTGGCCCTCGGGCTCGGCCTCGTCCTCGGGTTCCTCACCCCGATCGCGCTGGTTGCCGGCCTGGTGCTCAACCTGCTCTATCTGGTGCTGATGATCCACGACTGGGCGGAGCAGGGGCAGAACGCCATGATGGCGCTGATCTCCCTGGTCGCCCTGTTCACGATGAGCTGGCAGACATGGTCACTCGATGACGTGATGGGGGTGTTCTCGTGA
- a CDS encoding acetate--CoA ligase family protein produces MLGSTHGTLTTHSRPARVVACGEQPPHTVHGMSEPHSGDGGQGAGAVDRDVSGRPLHAPVPDLDRFFRPGSVAVIGASDSEGRPNTGITRQLVAWAERVGARLHPVNPGRTEVFGRACHATVADLPETVDLAVLLVGDPLTVIEQLAEAKVKFAVAFASGFAETGERGAAAQARLAEAVERSGLRLLGPNTNLNAFEKFREDLDGPAIALITQSGHQGRPVFSLQELGVRLSHWAPTGNEADLETADFLSYFATRPEVGAIAAYVEGLKDGRSFLLAADRAARNKVPVVAVKVGRTETGARTAASHTGKLTGADGVVDAAMRQFGVIRVDGLDELQDTAALLARAKEPTAEGVAVYSISGGTGAHFSDLATAAGLRLPTLGAAKQAELHQWIPDYLDVANPVDNGGHPVGDWRGRKIIDAMLADPSIGVLICPITGPFPPMSDKLAQDLVDAAEQTDKLVCVVWGSPVGTEDAYRGTLLGSSRVATFRTFANCITAVRAYLDHHRFATGYRSPFEDAPRIPSPSARKAKALMRPGQPLSEHAAKQLLRAYGIRVPREQLVTSAAAAVRAASLVGYPVVMKASGPQLAHKSELGLVKVQLTSASQVRDAYRELTDIARYEDVPLDGVLVCQMIERGVEMVVGITHDSLFGPTVTVGLGGVLVEVLQDVAVGIPPFGEDQARAMLDELRGRALLDGVRGAPPADVDALVEVVLRVQRMALELDGELAELDINPLVVLPRGEGAVALDALAICP; encoded by the coding sequence ATGCTTGGATCGACTCACGGCACCCTCACCACTCACTCCCGGCCGGCCCGCGTCGTGGCCTGTGGGGAGCAACCACCACACACCGTCCACGGCATGAGTGAACCGCACTCCGGCGACGGCGGACAGGGCGCCGGCGCGGTCGACCGCGATGTCAGCGGGCGCCCGCTGCACGCTCCGGTGCCCGACCTGGACCGGTTCTTCCGGCCCGGGTCCGTGGCCGTGATCGGCGCCTCGGACAGCGAGGGCCGGCCCAACACCGGGATCACCCGCCAGCTGGTCGCCTGGGCGGAGCGCGTCGGCGCCCGGCTCCACCCCGTCAACCCGGGGCGCACCGAGGTCTTCGGGCGGGCCTGCCATGCCACCGTCGCCGATCTGCCGGAGACCGTGGATCTCGCCGTCCTCCTCGTCGGCGATCCGCTGACGGTCATCGAGCAACTCGCCGAGGCCAAGGTCAAGTTCGCCGTGGCCTTCGCCTCCGGTTTCGCCGAGACCGGCGAGCGCGGCGCGGCCGCCCAGGCCCGGCTGGCCGAGGCCGTCGAACGCTCCGGGCTGCGGCTGCTCGGACCGAACACCAACCTCAACGCCTTCGAGAAGTTCCGCGAGGACCTGGACGGCCCGGCCATCGCCCTGATCACCCAGTCGGGCCACCAGGGCCGCCCCGTCTTCAGCCTTCAGGAACTGGGCGTCCGTCTCTCGCACTGGGCCCCCACCGGCAACGAAGCGGATCTGGAGACCGCTGATTTTCTCTCCTACTTCGCCACCCGTCCCGAGGTCGGCGCCATCGCCGCGTATGTGGAAGGCCTCAAGGACGGCCGCAGCTTTCTGCTCGCCGCCGACCGGGCCGCCCGCAACAAGGTGCCCGTCGTCGCCGTCAAGGTCGGCCGCACCGAGACCGGCGCCCGGACGGCCGCCTCGCACACCGGCAAGCTCACCGGTGCGGACGGCGTCGTGGACGCCGCGATGCGGCAGTTCGGCGTGATCCGGGTGGACGGGCTCGACGAGCTCCAGGACACCGCTGCGCTGCTGGCCCGCGCCAAAGAGCCCACCGCCGAGGGCGTCGCCGTCTATTCGATCTCCGGTGGCACCGGCGCGCACTTCTCCGACCTGGCGACCGCGGCGGGGTTGCGGCTGCCCACCCTCGGCGCCGCCAAGCAGGCCGAACTGCACCAGTGGATACCGGACTACCTCGACGTCGCCAATCCGGTCGACAACGGCGGGCACCCGGTCGGTGACTGGCGCGGCCGTAAGATCATCGACGCGATGCTGGCCGATCCGTCCATCGGCGTACTGATCTGCCCGATCACCGGGCCCTTCCCGCCCATGAGCGACAAGCTCGCCCAGGATCTGGTGGACGCGGCGGAGCAGACGGACAAGCTGGTGTGTGTGGTGTGGGGCTCGCCGGTCGGCACGGAGGACGCCTATCGCGGCACCCTCCTCGGCTCCTCGCGGGTGGCGACCTTCCGCACCTTCGCCAACTGCATCACGGCCGTACGCGCCTACCTCGACCACCACCGCTTCGCCACCGGCTACCGCTCGCCCTTCGAGGACGCCCCTCGCATACCGTCCCCGTCCGCGCGCAAGGCCAAGGCCCTGATGCGTCCGGGCCAGCCGCTCAGCGAGCACGCGGCCAAGCAGCTGCTGCGCGCCTACGGCATCCGGGTCCCGCGCGAACAGCTGGTGACCAGCGCGGCGGCGGCCGTACGGGCGGCGAGCCTGGTCGGCTACCCCGTGGTCATGAAGGCCTCGGGCCCCCAGCTGGCGCACAAGAGCGAACTCGGCCTGGTCAAGGTCCAGCTGACCTCGGCCAGCCAGGTCAGGGACGCCTACCGGGAACTCACCGACATCGCCCGTTACGAGGACGTCCCGCTGGACGGCGTACTGGTCTGCCAGATGATCGAGCGGGGTGTCGAAATGGTCGTCGGCATCACCCACGACAGCCTCTTCGGCCCGACCGTGACCGTCGGCCTCGGCGGGGTGCTCGTGGAGGTGCTCCAGGACGTCGCGGTGGGTATCCCGCCCTTCGGTGAGGACCAGGCCCGCGCGATGCTCGACGAACTCCGCGGCCGCGCCCTGCTGGACGGCGTACGCGGCGCACCGCCCGCGGATGTGGATGCGCTGGTCGAGGTCGTGCTCAGGGTGCAGCGGATGGCACTCGAACTCGACGGCGAACTGGCCGAGTTGGACATCAATCCGCTGGTGGTCCTGCCCCGCGGAGAGGGCGCCGTGGCCCTCGACGCGCTCGCCATCTGCCCTTGA
- a CDS encoding enoyl-CoA hydratase/isomerase family protein, which yields MTPSPSPRSDPPAARPESPVTPVGPVTPARPGELSKPGKRGQPVDGAARPRPDAPGPADSVPSLVLHATDNGVSWITLNRPEAMNAVTWEQRERLIGLLADASADPDVRAVVITATGRGFCAGADLRGSPSAGERVAGDVARMIRGGAQRLITAVLDCEKPVVAAVNGTAAGIGAHLALACDLVLAAESARFIEVFVRRGLVPDGGGAYLLPRLIGPQRAKELMFFGDAVPAAEAARWGLVNRVVPDGELAKTAREWAERLAAGPTRALALTKQLVNASLDTDRGTAFTAEAAAQEINMTTADAQEGVSSFVERRTPTYRGR from the coding sequence ATGACACCCTCACCGTCCCCCCGTTCCGATCCCCCGGCCGCCAGGCCGGAGAGCCCTGTCACGCCCGTCGGGCCTGTCACGCCCGCCCGCCCCGGCGAGCTCAGCAAGCCCGGCAAGCGCGGCCAGCCCGTAGACGGCGCCGCGCGTCCGCGTCCCGATGCCCCCGGCCCCGCGGACTCCGTCCCTTCATTGGTACTGCACGCCACTGACAACGGCGTCTCGTGGATCACCCTCAACCGGCCGGAGGCGATGAACGCCGTCACGTGGGAGCAGCGCGAGCGCCTCATCGGCCTGCTCGCCGACGCCTCGGCCGACCCGGACGTACGGGCTGTCGTCATCACCGCGACCGGCAGGGGCTTCTGTGCGGGGGCCGATCTGCGCGGATCGCCGTCGGCGGGGGAACGGGTCGCCGGTGACGTCGCCCGGATGATCCGAGGCGGCGCCCAGCGGCTGATCACGGCGGTGCTGGACTGCGAGAAGCCGGTCGTCGCCGCCGTCAACGGCACCGCGGCCGGGATCGGCGCCCACCTCGCGCTCGCCTGCGACCTGGTGCTGGCGGCCGAATCGGCCCGTTTCATCGAGGTGTTCGTACGCCGCGGGCTGGTCCCGGACGGCGGCGGTGCCTACCTCCTGCCGCGGCTGATCGGCCCGCAGCGCGCCAAGGAGCTGATGTTCTTCGGCGACGCGGTCCCGGCCGCCGAGGCGGCGCGATGGGGTCTCGTCAACCGGGTCGTCCCGGACGGCGAGCTGGCGAAGACGGCCAGGGAGTGGGCGGAGCGGCTGGCGGCCGGCCCGACCCGCGCACTGGCCCTGACCAAACAGCTGGTCAACGCCTCGCTCGACACCGACCGCGGCACGGCCTTCACTGCCGAGGCCGCCGCCCAGGAGATCAATATGACGACGGCGGACGCGCAGGAGGGGGTCTCCTCGTTCGTGGAGCGCCGAACACCGACGTACCGGGGACGATGA
- a CDS encoding RNA polymerase sigma factor has translation MADATSSSASSAASPTFDEVFCGLLPRLYRRAVMLAGSRQSAEDVVHEAYLRLAARPQRFLAHPEPYAYAFTAVLNVARDAYRKDRRQVLVDGMDGVEDAGAGGGAGPGVAGGGWDGGVERRQAEIEAVRLLGKLSHRQAGIVILVDLDGYTIDQAAKIMKVHRGTAARHRARALDRLRAYLVESEHGQAGR, from the coding sequence ATGGCCGATGCGACATCGTCGTCAGCTTCGTCTGCCGCGTCACCCACCTTCGACGAGGTCTTCTGCGGGCTGTTGCCCCGGCTCTACCGGAGGGCGGTGATGCTGGCCGGATCCAGACAGTCCGCGGAGGACGTGGTGCATGAGGCGTATCTCAGACTCGCGGCCCGTCCGCAGCGCTTCCTCGCCCATCCGGAGCCGTACGCCTACGCCTTCACCGCCGTGCTCAACGTCGCCCGCGATGCCTACCGCAAGGACCGCCGCCAGGTGCTGGTCGACGGTATGGACGGCGTCGAGGACGCCGGGGCGGGCGGCGGCGCGGGGCCCGGTGTTGCGGGCGGTGGCTGGGACGGCGGGGTGGAGCGGCGGCAGGCCGAGATCGAAGCGGTGCGCCTGCTGGGGAAGTTGTCGCACCGGCAGGCCGGCATCGTCATCCTCGTCGACCTCGACGGCTACACCATCGACCAGGCCGCAAAGATCATGAAAGTGCATCGTGGCACCGCCGCCCGCCATCGCGCCCGTGCGTTGGACAGGCTGCGCGCCTACCTCGTTGAATCGGAGCACGGGCAGGCCGGGAGGTGA
- a CDS encoding flavin reductase family protein, protein MAATAVRYLRSVGAPTTAAAPAAAPAGPRARPALRAVRDDERAPLDPAEFRSVLGHFASGVTVITSPGEPGPAGFACQSFASLSLDPPLVTFMVARTSTTWPRIARAGVFCVNILGAGQGALCRAFAVSGGDKFAGVRYGAAPATGSPRLADVPAWIDCTVHAVHTGGDHLIVVGRVDALGTDPAAAGSGPLLFHRGAFGHFRA, encoded by the coding sequence ATGGCGGCCACGGCCGTGCGGTATCTGCGCTCCGTCGGCGCGCCCACCACGGCCGCCGCACCGGCCGCCGCGCCCGCCGGGCCACGTGCGCGGCCCGCGCTGCGGGCGGTGCGCGACGACGAGCGCGCCCCGTTGGACCCGGCCGAATTCCGCTCCGTCCTGGGGCACTTCGCCAGCGGCGTCACGGTGATCACGTCGCCCGGGGAGCCCGGACCGGCCGGGTTCGCCTGCCAGTCCTTCGCCTCGCTCTCCCTCGACCCGCCGCTGGTGACGTTCATGGTGGCGCGCACGTCGACCACCTGGCCCCGGATCGCCCGCGCCGGGGTGTTCTGCGTCAACATCCTCGGCGCCGGGCAGGGCGCACTCTGCCGCGCCTTCGCGGTCAGCGGCGGCGACAAGTTCGCCGGTGTCCGCTACGGGGCCGCGCCCGCGACCGGTTCACCGCGGCTGGCGGACGTCCCCGCCTGGATCGACTGCACGGTCCACGCCGTGCACACCGGCGGCGACCATCTCATCGTGGTCGGCCGGGTCGACGCCCTCGGCACGGACCCGGCCGCCGCCGGGAGCGGCCCGCTCCTCTTCCACCGGGGCGCCTTCGGGCACTTCCGTGCGTGA
- a CDS encoding MFS transporter, translating to MTQTPELPLRTADPVAAPVPRRRRPHRAWSVAAVTFLTIIGAAGFASLPGLLVDPLHTEFHWSRGTIGFAVSVNLALYGLTAPFAAALMDRFGIRRVVATALTVIAAGAGLTVFMTAAWQLVLYWGVLVGLGSGSMALAFAATVTGRWFTARRGLVTGILTAAGASGQLVFLPALSWIVDRHDWRPAAVTVALAALAVVPLVWLLLRDHPADVGLAPYGAQEFVAKPPPQRGAARRAVRALVSAARTGPFWLLAGTFAICGATTNGLVKTHFVPAAHDHGMPMTAAASLLAVIGIFDIAGTIASGWFTDRFDTRRLLAVYYGLRGLSLMFLPLLLSDTVHPPMVFFIVFYGLDWVATVPPTIALCREHYGDDSAIVFGWVLAAHQVGAALIAFLGGLARDAFGTYNPVWYASGALCAVAALMALIIRQRRTGAATARPATA from the coding sequence GTGACCCAGACACCCGAACTGCCCCTGCGTACGGCGGACCCCGTCGCTGCCCCCGTACCCCGTCGGCGGCGCCCGCACCGGGCCTGGTCCGTCGCCGCCGTCACCTTCCTCACGATCATCGGCGCGGCCGGCTTCGCCTCCCTCCCCGGCCTGCTCGTCGACCCGCTGCACACCGAGTTCCACTGGTCGCGCGGCACCATCGGCTTCGCGGTGTCGGTGAACCTCGCGCTCTACGGGCTGACGGCGCCGTTCGCCGCCGCGCTGATGGACCGGTTCGGCATCCGGCGGGTGGTCGCCACGGCCCTGACGGTGATCGCGGCCGGTGCCGGGCTGACCGTCTTCATGACCGCCGCCTGGCAACTCGTCCTGTACTGGGGCGTCCTGGTCGGCCTGGGCAGCGGCTCGATGGCGCTGGCTTTTGCGGCGACGGTCACCGGGCGCTGGTTCACCGCGCGGCGCGGTCTGGTCACCGGCATCCTCACCGCGGCCGGCGCCTCCGGGCAGCTGGTCTTCCTTCCGGCCCTCTCCTGGATCGTCGACCGGCACGACTGGCGGCCGGCCGCGGTGACCGTCGCGCTCGCCGCGCTCGCCGTCGTCCCCCTGGTGTGGCTGCTGCTGCGCGACCACCCGGCGGATGTGGGCCTCGCGCCGTACGGGGCACAGGAGTTCGTCGCCAAGCCGCCGCCGCAGCGGGGCGCGGCCCGGCGCGCGGTGCGGGCACTCGTCTCGGCGGCGCGTACGGGTCCTTTCTGGCTGCTGGCGGGTACCTTCGCGATCTGCGGCGCCACGACGAACGGACTGGTCAAGACGCACTTCGTACCCGCGGCGCACGACCATGGCATGCCGATGACGGCGGCCGCCTCGCTGCTCGCGGTGATCGGCATCTTCGATATCGCCGGAACCATCGCCTCCGGCTGGTTCACCGACCGCTTCGACACCCGCCGGCTGCTCGCCGTCTACTACGGCCTGCGCGGACTGTCGCTGATGTTCCTGCCGCTGCTGCTGTCCGACACCGTCCACCCGCCGATGGTCTTCTTCATCGTCTTCTACGGCCTCGACTGGGTGGCGACCGTTCCGCCGACCATCGCCCTGTGCCGCGAGCACTACGGCGACGACAGCGCGATCGTCTTCGGCTGGGTGCTGGCCGCGCACCAGGTGGGCGCCGCCCTGATCGCCTTCCTGGGCGGCCTGGCCCGCGACGCCTTCGGCACCTACAACCCGGTCTGGTACGCCTCGGGTGCGCTGTGCGCCGTCGCGGCGCTGATGGCCCTGATCATCCGGCAGCGGCGCACGGGCGCGGCGACGGCGCGGCCGGCCACTGCATAG